The following proteins are co-located in the Clostridiales bacterium genome:
- a CDS encoding phage portal protein, which yields MSMNSAKRIMSGTWGEVWLDGDYVSECYGLQAKVSFNKEDVNLCGKMATDKKVKSISCTGSLKLHKVNSRMALVIGDSMKNGKDLRFTIISKLKDPDAYGAERILLNNVSFDDLTLADWEVATNGKVEAPFTFTDYDFLDSVEA from the coding sequence ATGAGTATGAACAGCGCAAAAAGAATTATGAGCGGAACCTGGGGCGAAGTCTGGCTTGACGGAGACTATGTTTCCGAATGCTACGGGCTTCAGGCGAAAGTCAGCTTCAATAAGGAGGATGTCAATCTTTGCGGAAAGATGGCCACAGACAAAAAGGTCAAATCCATCAGCTGTACCGGTTCGCTGAAGCTGCACAAGGTAAACAGCCGCATGGCGCTCGTCATCGGCGACTCCATGAAAAACGGCAAGGACCTGCGGTTTACCATCATTTCCAAATTAAAGGACCCAGACGCTTACGGTGCAGAGCGAATTCTGCTTAATAACGTTTCCTTTGATGATCTCACTCTTGCCGACTGGGAAGTAGCTACAAACGGAAAGGTGGAAGCACCCTTCACCTTTACAGACTATGACTTCCTTGACAGTGTGGAGGCCTAA
- a CDS encoding phage tail sheath protein produces MGLPNINIEFKTTAASAIERSERGVVGIIVKDAASNGAFALTKTSQIPAALGTENKAYVARAFNGYVNPPKKVILYVLPTASEDLSEGLSYMATQNIDYLAGPPSINQTEAAAVVSWVKEQRADGYTPKAVLPNTEADSEAIINFTSSEILVDGIEYTAAQYCSRIAGLVAGTPLTISCTYAPLPEVTGVKGMTKDQMDAAIDAGKFIIFHDGEKVKVGRGVNSLQTTTQDKGAAFKKIKIVEAVDMMNSDIRMTAQDSYIGKYANSYDNKCLLIGAIKGYFATLETQGVLKIGSAVGIDLAAQEDYLQSQGINTDDMTAQQIKEANTGDKVFLTASASILDAIEDISLMIVI; encoded by the coding sequence ATGGGACTTCCAAATATCAATATAGAATTTAAAACAACCGCAGCTTCAGCCATTGAGCGCTCTGAGAGGGGCGTTGTAGGGATTATCGTAAAGGATGCTGCCAGCAACGGAGCATTTGCTCTGACCAAGACATCGCAGATTCCGGCAGCGCTGGGAACAGAGAACAAGGCTTATGTAGCAAGAGCTTTCAACGGCTACGTCAATCCGCCGAAAAAGGTTATTTTATATGTACTGCCAACTGCGTCAGAGGATCTCTCTGAAGGTCTTTCCTACATGGCCACGCAGAATATCGACTATCTGGCAGGTCCTCCAAGCATCAATCAAACGGAGGCTGCAGCTGTTGTCTCTTGGGTGAAGGAACAGAGAGCGGATGGTTATACACCCAAAGCAGTGCTGCCCAATACTGAGGCTGACAGCGAAGCCATCATCAACTTTACTTCCAGCGAGATTCTGGTGGATGGTATCGAATACACGGCCGCCCAGTATTGTTCCCGTATCGCAGGACTGGTTGCAGGAACGCCTCTTACGATTTCCTGTACCTATGCACCTCTTCCAGAGGTTACGGGCGTAAAAGGCATGACAAAGGATCAAATGGATGCTGCAATTGATGCCGGTAAATTTATTATCTTCCACGATGGGGAAAAAGTTAAGGTCGGACGCGGTGTTAACAGCCTCCAGACCACTACTCAGGATAAAGGCGCTGCTTTTAAGAAAATAAAGATCGTCGAAGCAGTGGATATGATGAACAGTGATATCCGCATGACAGCCCAGGATTCCTATATTGGAAAATATGCCAACAGCTATGATAATAAATGCCTTCTGATCGGAGCCATCAAGGGGTACTTTGCAACCCTTGAAACACAGGGTGTTCTGAAAATTGGTTCTGCCGTTGGAATTGATCTGGCGGCTCAGGAGGATTATCTCCAGTCCCAGGGGATCAACACGGATGACATGACTGCACAGCAAATCAAGGAAGCAAACACCGGAGATAAGGTATTTCTTACCGCATCTGCATCAATTCTGGATGCGATCGAAGATATCAGCCTTATGATTGTGATTTAA